The Sagittula sp. P11 genome window below encodes:
- the pcaH gene encoding protocatechuate 3,4-dioxygenase subunit beta, whose translation MTNGYTARDRGWHPPALTPLYKTSVARSPRFAPIGAATSLSEETGPVFGHDLLGPKDNDLITNFAAPGEMAIGPRIVVQGTVRDEFGRPVPHTLVEVWQANAGGRYRHKKEGYLAPLDPNFGGCGRCITDENGFYEFRTVRPGPYPWPNGPDDWRPAHIHVSVFGHSFAQRLITQMYFEGDPMIWQCPIVGTIPSREAIETLVARLDRAGSIPMDSLCYQFDITLRGRRQTMFENRMEGM comes from the coding sequence ATGACCAACGGATACACCGCGCGGGATCGAGGCTGGCACCCGCCCGCGCTCACCCCGCTCTACAAGACCAGCGTCGCGCGCAGCCCGCGCTTCGCTCCCATCGGTGCCGCGACATCCCTGTCCGAAGAGACCGGCCCGGTCTTCGGACACGATTTGCTCGGACCGAAGGACAACGACCTGATCACCAACTTCGCCGCGCCCGGCGAAATGGCCATCGGTCCGCGCATCGTCGTCCAGGGCACGGTGCGTGACGAATTCGGCCGCCCGGTGCCGCACACTCTGGTGGAGGTCTGGCAGGCCAACGCCGGCGGACGCTACCGGCACAAGAAGGAAGGCTACCTCGCGCCGCTCGATCCGAACTTCGGCGGCTGCGGGCGCTGCATCACGGACGAGAACGGCTTCTACGAGTTCCGCACCGTGAGGCCCGGACCCTATCCCTGGCCCAACGGTCCGGATGACTGGCGCCCGGCGCACATCCACGTCTCCGTCTTCGGCCACAGCTTCGCGCAGCGGCTGATCACGCAGATGTACTTCGAGGGCGACCCGATGATCTGGCAATGCCCCATCGTCGGCACCATCCCGTCGCGCGAGGCGATTGAAACCCTGGTCGCCCGGCTGGACCGCGCCGGGTCGATCCCGATGGACTCGCTCTGCTACCAGTTCGACATCACCCTGCGCGGCCGCCGCCAGACGATGTTCGAGAACCGCATGGAGGGGATGTGA
- a CDS encoding YbjN domain-containing protein, whose product MALSEQYLTDELHPIDIVENIAQFNDWDFDRVTDDQIAMAVEGQWRTYSVTLAWSHGDETLRLICTFEMEPPADRMHVLHEGLNAVNDQCWAGCFSYWEEQRLMVYKYGLMLAGGNIASAEQIDTMITAAVLSAERYYPAFQLMAWTDRSAKDALQIAMAEAYGRA is encoded by the coding sequence ATGGCACTATCCGAGCAGTATCTGACGGACGAATTGCATCCTATCGACATCGTCGAGAACATCGCCCAGTTCAACGACTGGGATTTCGACCGCGTGACCGATGACCAAATCGCCATGGCGGTCGAGGGGCAATGGCGGACGTATTCCGTCACGCTGGCGTGGAGCCATGGCGACGAGACCCTGCGCCTCATCTGCACCTTCGAGATGGAGCCCCCGGCGGACCGCATGCACGTCCTGCACGAAGGGCTGAACGCGGTGAACGACCAGTGCTGGGCCGGGTGCTTCAGCTATTGGGAAGAGCAGCGTCTGATGGTCTACAAGTACGGTCTGATGCTGGCGGGCGGCAACATCGCCTCGGCCGAGCAGATCGACACGATGATTACCGCGGCAGTGTTGTCCGCAGAACGCTATTACCCGGCATTCCAGCTCATGGCGTGGACGGACCGCAGCGCCAAGGACGCCCTGCAGATCGCCATGGCCGAGGCCTACGGACGCGCCTGA
- the pcaC gene encoding 4-carboxymuconolactone decarboxylase yields the protein MTNRYETGMNVRRRILGDAHVDRAEAAKTPFDTPFQEMITETAWGNLWASDRITDRERSMLTLALLAATGNFEEIPMHIRATARTGASKEDVAEAFQHVAIYAGVPKANHALKLAKQTYAEMEDQGNAHP from the coding sequence ATGACCAACCGTTACGAAACCGGCATGAACGTGCGCCGCCGCATCCTTGGCGATGCGCATGTGGACCGGGCCGAAGCTGCCAAGACGCCGTTCGACACGCCGTTCCAGGAGATGATCACCGAAACCGCCTGGGGCAATCTCTGGGCGTCGGACAGGATCACCGACCGGGAACGCTCGATGCTGACGCTGGCTCTGCTGGCGGCGACCGGCAATTTCGAAGAGATCCCGATGCACATCCGTGCCACCGCGCGCACCGGCGCATCGAAGGAGGACGTGGCCGAGGCCTTCCAGCACGTGGCGATCTACGCCGGTGTGCCCAAGGCGAACCACGCCCTGAAACTTGCCAAGCAGACCTACGCCGAAATGGAAGACCAGGGAAACGCGCACCCCTGA
- the pobA gene encoding 4-hydroxybenzoate 3-monooxygenase, which yields MKTQVCIIGGGPSGLLLGQLCHQAGIDAIVLERRSREHVLSRIRAGVLEQGFIDLLKEAKVATRMDTQGYPHDGTVISFEDMEVRVDFRKHTGTSVMVYGQTEVTRDLYEARDLTGGMTLHDVDDVELGNATLDGDAGCTVSFTHEGQRKTIECDYIAGCDGFHGPSRQAIPAEKRREFERVYPFGWLGILSETPPAHHELIYANSERGFALCSMRNEKLSRYYLQAPLTDKVEDWSDDAFWTELKRRIPSRIAETLVTGPSIEKSIAPLRGFVCEPMQYGRLFLAGDAAHIVPPTGAKGLNTAASDIHYLFEALKARYQEGDAAAMGGYSERALARVWKTQRFSWWMTKLLHRFPDTDPYELRIQRAEIEHLATVESAQETMAINYVGLPY from the coding sequence ATGAAAACTCAGGTTTGCATCATCGGCGGCGGGCCCTCCGGGCTGTTGCTGGGCCAGCTTTGTCATCAGGCCGGGATAGACGCCATCGTGCTCGAACGCCGCTCGCGCGAGCATGTGCTCAGCCGGATCCGGGCGGGTGTGCTGGAGCAGGGGTTCATCGACCTGCTGAAGGAGGCCAAGGTCGCCACCCGGATGGACACCCAAGGGTATCCGCACGACGGCACGGTGATTTCCTTCGAGGACATGGAAGTGCGCGTGGACTTCCGCAAGCACACCGGCACCTCGGTCATGGTCTACGGCCAGACGGAGGTGACGCGCGACCTCTACGAGGCGCGCGATCTGACCGGCGGCATGACTCTGCACGACGTGGACGATGTGGAACTTGGCAACGCCACGCTCGACGGCGACGCGGGCTGCACGGTTTCCTTTACGCACGAAGGCCAGCGCAAGACCATCGAATGCGACTACATCGCCGGCTGCGACGGGTTCCACGGCCCTTCCCGCCAGGCCATCCCGGCCGAAAAGCGCCGCGAGTTCGAACGGGTCTATCCCTTTGGCTGGCTGGGCATCCTGTCCGAAACGCCGCCCGCGCACCACGAATTGATCTACGCCAACTCCGAGCGCGGCTTTGCCCTCTGCTCCATGCGGAACGAGAAGCTCAGCCGCTACTACCTGCAGGCTCCCCTGACCGACAAGGTCGAGGACTGGTCCGACGACGCCTTCTGGACCGAGCTCAAGCGCCGCATCCCGAGCCGCATCGCCGAGACCCTGGTCACCGGCCCGTCGATCGAGAAGAGCATCGCGCCGCTCCGTGGTTTCGTCTGCGAGCCGATGCAATACGGGCGGCTGTTCCTTGCGGGCGACGCGGCCCACATCGTGCCGCCCACCGGAGCGAAGGGTCTGAACACGGCGGCCTCCGACATCCACTACCTCTTCGAGGCGCTGAAGGCGCGCTACCAAGAGGGCGATGCCGCCGCGATGGGGGGCTATTCCGAAAGGGCGCTGGCCCGGGTTTGGAAGACGCAGCGCTTCTCGTGGTGGATGACCAAGCTCCTGCACCGCTTCCCCGACACCGACCCCTACGAGCTGCGCATCCAGCGGGCCGAGATCGAGCATCTCGCCACTGTGGAAAGCGCACAGGAAACCATGGCCATCAACTACGTTGGCTTGCCATACTGA
- the pcaQ gene encoding pca operon transcription factor PcaQ, whose product MITKNRITQVKLRHLEAFSAIARLGSLKAACTALHLSPPALSKTLKELEEGLGTTLMTRDRGGTRLTPQGALFLDFTNQSLAALHRGIEGVTDLRDGGRETLRVGALPSVAARLMPEAVARFRQAAPDTQLMLRDGSHGVLTDALKSGALDMIVGRMGPAEAMQGLSFTQLYLEPVVCVVRAGHPLTKAPVSVDALADWCILYPPEDAAIRPLLDRWCLAQGLAPFPERIDCVSGAFGRNYLRVSDALWFISEGVVAQDLADGRLVSLNFDLGLTAGPVGLMTRPDTVTSRSRQLFEQALRHAVHDSTLYESESERIHK is encoded by the coding sequence ATGATAACAAAAAACCGCATCACGCAGGTCAAGCTGCGCCATCTGGAGGCTTTCTCGGCCATTGCGCGCCTTGGCAGCCTGAAGGCCGCCTGCACGGCGCTGCACCTGTCGCCGCCCGCCTTGTCCAAGACTCTCAAGGAGTTGGAGGAAGGCCTCGGCACCACGCTGATGACGCGCGACCGGGGTGGCACCCGGCTGACGCCGCAGGGCGCCCTGTTCCTCGACTTCACCAACCAGAGCCTCGCCGCCCTGCATCGCGGGATCGAAGGCGTCACCGACCTGCGCGATGGCGGGCGCGAGACGCTGCGCGTCGGCGCCCTGCCCAGCGTCGCGGCCCGGTTGATGCCGGAGGCAGTTGCACGCTTCCGGCAGGCGGCGCCGGACACGCAACTGATGCTGCGCGACGGGTCGCACGGGGTGCTGACGGATGCCCTGAAATCCGGGGCGCTCGACATGATCGTGGGGCGGATGGGTCCGGCAGAGGCCATGCAGGGGCTGTCCTTCACACAGCTTTACCTAGAACCCGTGGTCTGCGTCGTGCGGGCCGGCCACCCCCTGACAAAGGCGCCGGTCAGCGTGGATGCGCTGGCGGACTGGTGCATCCTCTACCCGCCGGAAGACGCCGCGATCCGCCCCCTGCTGGACCGCTGGTGCCTGGCCCAGGGTCTGGCGCCTTTCCCCGAACGTATCGACTGCGTATCGGGCGCGTTCGGGCGCAACTACCTGAGGGTGTCGGACGCGCTGTGGTTCATTTCCGAAGGCGTCGTCGCCCAGGACCTTGCGGACGGGCGGCTCGTGTCGCTGAACTTCGATCTCGGCTTGACGGCGGGGCCGGTCGGCCTCATGACGCGGCCCGACACGGTGACATCCCGCAGCCGGCAACTGTTCGAGCAGGCTTTGCGCCATGCGGTCCACGATTCTACATTATACGAGTCCGAATCGGAAAGAATCCACAAGTAA